From Aegilops tauschii subsp. strangulata cultivar AL8/78 chromosome 5, Aet v6.0, whole genome shotgun sequence:
ATAAGTTCACTCCTGTGCTTCGTGCAGATAAATGCAGTCATGCATGCTTGTGTCAGCAGAACTGAATATTCACATCAAATATTTTGCATGCATGTGCATGCTTCTATCCGCCCTTGTACATGAAGTTAGCAAACAATCTTCAGTATTCATGCCTGTAAATCCTGTTCATCTCATCTTTATACATGTACTCATGCATTCTTTAGTACACGCTTCTGCGCAATGTTATGCATAATAGATGAATGTATGGAGAAGGAACACCACGTCCTTTATGTTGAGAAAATGAACCTGAACAGCTATAGTGATTTTACCATTTGAGCACTTTGGTTATGGATTCGTTGTTCTGGCCATATACTACATGGAATCTTATTTTGTTCATTTAATACCCTTGTTTTTTGTTGGCAGGAAAACAATCTTAGATTGGAGAGCAGCACAGTGGAACTTTGGAACTTATCGCAGGTTCCAGATAACTCTTTAGGTTCCTATGAAGTGCAAACTTCTAGATTGCTATTCCCCATTTCTCAGGGAGAAGGATATTTAGTTGCTGCCTTAACCTACCAAGCAGAGGCATCTGGATCAGCAAAGGTACATTTCATGCATATTCATGTTATTTCTAGCTTTCTTCTTGGGGTGGATCTAACTTGTATTGTATGCAAAGAACATTAAATTGGTGTTGGCAGTTCATAATTAAGCAACAAAGGTTTCTTATTGCTGGATTGACACATTCCATTCTAGGTTCTCAAGCTGCTGCAAAAAGTTAATGTATGCAGTAAAGTGAAGGCAACCTGGGATGAGGGAACGGATAACTCCAATATTATTTATCTACCCTGGGTTCCTGGAGTTTATCAGGAAGTCGAACTGATGGCAGTTGGAGGTATGTTTGTCGTGATATCTTCAGTCTTAACCCACTTTTGGTTTGTAAATGGATTTGACTGGTATTCTTTTTGTACTCAACTGAAGGTTGTGGTAAGACGCCGGAGGACTACAAGTTATTTTCGTCTGATGAAAGTGTTGTTTCTGTGTCTGATTCCCGTACTGTGCGTGCTAAAAAGCCTGGTCAAGCTGTCATCAAAGTAGTTTCTACCTTTGATTTCCTGAATTTTGATGAGGTATGTGAATATATAATCTCCTTCGTATATTGTTATTCTGATCTCTCCTAAACTACCGGTTTTTACTCTTATCTACTTTGAACATGTAAAGGTCACTCGCTAGGAAATCTAATTATTTCATTCTGCACTAGTACTAAGCTTGGGATCTGCGAGATCTATATTTTGTGTTGAAGTATTGTACTTTGAACTTAAGAAAGACTGCTTTGCCTACTTTGAACTTTCTATATAGATCTGCGAGATCTATATAACACACCTGCTTGTGTGTGCCTTTTTTTGATTGAAATGCCATCTTAGTAGCAAAAATACATTAAAATAATGACTTATTAATAGAATGGGAATTGTTGTCCTGTTGCTTCTGTGCAAACAAACACCTGTAGCCAGCAAAAGCCATAAACTAAAATCTTACTGCTGTGTATAGTTACTGTAAAAACATTATGTAGAGAATGTGTATTGTTCCTGCTGTTTAATAATACTTTAGTAGTCAAATAATATATGCATTGTTTCTCTTCCACTATTTTCTCTTCTAGACTTTTCCTTTTGTGtagaaaaaatcttcaaattaGAGGGCACACCTAATAAGGGCTCCTTTGGTTCAAAGGAAAAATGGAGGAAAAACGTAGGAATAGGAAATATTCCTATGGTGATACTATTCATGCCTTTGGTTCGAAGGAATGGGATAAAGGAAATAGTTAAGGAAATTTCCCTCTGATCTCAGTTTCAAAGGAAAAACGTAGGAGGTCCTTCTCAAATACCTAATGCACGAAGAACGAGACTAAGATCCTTAGTGGCATAATAACATTCTAACTATATATTTTCATGTGGTTTGACTTTGATTTGACCGTGTTTATTAGGATTCCCGTGTTTTTCCAATTTCTATGAACCAAACACCAAAGTTGATAGAATTCCTTTGTTTACCAGTCCTCTGctttgcacatgcattcctatcatattctgtgtttttcctattcctgcgtttttagaatccaGCGAACCAAATTATTTAGTAGTCTATGCATCTTCTTAAAGATGCAAAAACGTACTAACCGGCTGCCTGATGTATCTTTTCCATCTAATACCTATTTGCACTAGCTCATGCACAAGCACACCACGCTCGCATATGCTATTTGTGTATGCAACTATGCATGCAGTCATGTGGTCCAATCACTTAATAGGCATGTCCTCTGGTCTGTACTTTTAACTGTGTTGTAACTTGATTGCGTAGGGTctgtttctttcttttcttttatgaGTGAACTTTCTTCTGTACGGCCTTAGTACTCCACCTACATGTTTTCATTCATCTTTCATTTAAGCAAGTTGCCAAGTCAGTTTTTTCAGCTCATTATGTTTGCTTCATAACGCAGATCATTATTGAAGTATCCTCTCCTTCAGCACTGGCTATATTGCCAATCTTTCCTGTGGAGGTGGCTGTTGGAACACAACTTCATGCTGCTGTGGCATTTAAAACATCTAATGGTGATTAACATGATATAGGCTGGCTATTTTGTGATCTGAAACACTGTTATTTATTTCTAATAGCTGCATAATGTTTCTCTTTGCAGGACACCCATACTCGAGATGTGATTATTTTAGTGCTTTTATAAGGTGGAGTCTACTATCTGAGAATCAAACTTTTGAAGTTGTTGATGCATCCGAGGCTTTGACTGTTGAGGCCTTAAAGCATCATAGTGGTTCTTCGGCACAATATGGCAATCCTTGTGCCTGGATATCTCTAAATGCATCTGCTGCTGGTCGAGCCACAATAGTTGCGACGTTTTCCTCCGAGTCTGATTCCTATTTTGAGACTTTTAATGAGCCTATTTTTCTGAAGGCCACATCAAAAGTATCTGCATATTATCCTCTTCTGGTACTCCAAGCAGGAAATGGAAACCAGTTTGGTGGTTACTGGGTTGACTTATCTAGATTACAGAGTGGAATTCAGAATATGGGTAACAACTCTCCCATGGAGCTGTACTTGGTTCCTGGATCAACCATGGATGTGTTTCTCTTTGGAGGGCCTGAACAGTGGGACAAAGTGGTTGATTTTGTCGAAACTGTTGATGTTGTTGGCGCACtagaaaattatatcattggctCTACTGCTGTGCAAAAAATATCTAGTGGACTATACCGAGTTTCTTGCCAAAGCAAAGGGATCTTTGTAAGCACTTTCAATACTGCTATCAGTTGATTCAATTCTAATGCATTGCTTCCTTGCTGAATACATTCAATTTATCATTTTTTTTCTGTAGAAACTGTTGTTTTCGCGCGGAAACATGATTGGGAAGGATCATCCTGTGCCTGCTGTTGCCAAATCAGAGCTATCGATTGTTTGTGACTTGCCATCAGCAGTAACATTGATTGCAAATGAAAATGGTATGATCATGCTCTTTTTCATTGATAATCCAGTATGATTCATAAATTACTTTATGCCTTTGATAAGTACCTTTTACAGTCTCATTCTGTAAAGCTTAGATGTGGCACTTATCCATTTTTGACACTTCGACAGAAAACCGGCTTGATATTTTGGAAGCGGCAAGTAAAGCTGACCGTAGCCCCAATAGGCTGCAAGTATCTCCTGTTGTAATCTCAAATGGAAGAAGCATCCGTCTAGCTGCTGCTGGTGTACATCAAAATGGAAGATTTTTTGCCAACTCGTCCTCTCTTTGCTTGAGATGGGAAGTCACTGAATGTGAGGGACTTGCTTACTTGgatcaagatgaagatgctgaAATGTTAGAACAGTCATCTTGGGAGAGGTTTCTTGTCCTACAGAATTCGACGGGAATGGTTAGTATGGCTTGCAGTCCACACCAACTGCTCTGAATGTTGAGTTTAACATCAAGTAGATACTTGTCCTTAGCACTCATATTTTGTTGATGAATCCACTTCTATATATGAGCAATGGTACAGTAGTTTGCAGAATGTTGAGGATCTAATTAAGAATAGTATGTCCTGTGGTTTAAAGTTCTGATGCATAATTTAACCTTTTTCAATATTTGAACTTCCAGTGCACTGCCCGTGCTACAGTCATTGGCTTTTCTTCTAGAATTGCTAGCAAAACCCGTGAAGAACACATGTTTCTTCCAAGCGAACATGACAATCTCACAGATGCTATTCAGTTGCAGGTAAATCATACTAGATTTCTTTTGGGGTTGATTATTTCCTTGATTTTGCTAACATGTTTATCTACTCATTTTTGGTTTACCCAGATTGTTTCTTCGTTAAGAGTCACTCCAGCGTATGTCTTGTTAGTTTCCCATCGTGAAGCACAGGTATGTAATGGCAATTCTAAATTCTCTGCATCATAGAATAatttatcatttttcttcttctatttGTGCTCTGATGTATTTGTGCTACAGGAAACCTTAGCTGTCAGTGGTGGCACATGCTTTCTAGATGCCTCTACCAATGACACACATGTGGTCCAAATAGTTCAACATCCAGGGAAGGCCCTATGTTCCCAGTTGATTCTTGGTGCTAGAGGCTTAGGCAGTGCTGTCGTGACAATTCAGGACATTGGCCTTTCTCCTAGAGTATCGACTAGTTCTCTGGTATATTCCGTTGCCACTGTGCCCCTGATTTTCTCAGTATTTCGTTTTGCTTATGAGTTATGAGTTATATCAACCAAGTGTATTTTATTGCTTGCCATGTTTGACCTGTTATGCCTATCGCACTCCCATTTAGCCATTTAGCATATTTCTTGAGATGATAAAACTTGTAGTATACACCTGCCATCATTAATGGCCACGCTAACTCTCGTCAAATTATTTCGCAGCAATACAGGCGTATTAATCTTCGTTTCTGCCCACTATTTGTCAAAATGACAACAACTTGCATGTTGTATATGCTATTGCAGGTTAGAGTTGCAAATGTTGACTGGATTCAGATATTGTCAGAAGAGCACATCAGCATTATGGTACAGTGATATGCTTTCATTGTTGCAAATTTATTTTCTCCAGATGCTAAACCTTTGGGGTTTATTTCCATTGACACATTGCTTTGTTTCTAGGAAGGAACCACAAAAGATTTTCAAATTTCAGCTGGGACCCAAGATGGACAAGTCTTCAGAGGTTCTCAGGTCTGCTAGTGCCACTATGCACAATTTCCCCCCATTGATTGTATTTGTTGGTGTTACTCTCGTTGCACTGGCAAGCTTCTGTTCAATCAACTATACCAGATCTAATATCTTCAAATCTCAAGTAGTTTTTTCGGTCCAATCCATGTTTTTATAATCCTTCTCTCTTTCCAAAACTTTGTAGCATCTCAACTGAATGCATTTTTCTGCTCCCTGTTGGCCCTCTATGCGTTTGATTGTTACAGAAATATGCTGCTATCATCTGGGAGTAATACCACCTCCTCGTTTCACCTTAATAAAGCCAAATGTACACTGTTGCTGTTTCTAGGACTGGTCAATGTGGTCTGGATTCAAATATCACTTAACTGTGCATTCATTTTCAATGCCCAGCATTCATGAAAATCGGTCAGTACAAGCTGTATATGTATAAGTTATTAAGTTCATCACAGAGTACAGTGCTGCACAGTATAGGGACACAAAATATGTGAATCTCAGAGTAAGAACTAATGCTGGATCTAGGGTTGCTAGGTACCCTCTGGGGGTAGAAAATGATCTCTTGGTATTTATTACTGTCACCTCTTTCCATTTACCAATTTCTTTCTTTGCAGTACAAGTACATGGGAATTGAGGTACATCTTGGTGATGAAATTCTGGATCATGTTAATCCAAGCGAGTCGCTGGATGGACCAAAATTTTCAGTTAAAGCTGCAAAAACTGGGACAACATCTCTTTATGTAAGTTGACAATCAATATATTGTTGGTTTGAGATGCTTATTGTCTGGCAGCCCTCATGATGTCTCCAATCTTCAGGTTAGTACTAAGCAACGCTCTGGGCAAAGAGTTTTGAGTCAGGTTATAAATGTGGAAGTGTACAAACCACTGCGTATACATCCTGAGTACATCTACCTCACACCGGGTGCCTCTTTTGTGGTAATCATTACCTTGACCCCTAAAATTAATGTCGCCTATATGTGGTTATTGCATTTCCTCAAGACTTTAATGTTCTTGGGGAGGCATTGCATCCCCCCTTGAAAAACTGAGAATCAAACTGTTCCATGTTCCCTGTGCAAGTTTTGTTTTCAATACAGGCCGTATACTGCTAGCATTTCTAGTTGTCATCACTACCATTTGGTTGTATTTATGTAAAGAACAAATGGCTTCTGAGTACTTCTTCTTTCCTCTAGCTCTCTGTTAAAGGTGGTCCGAAGATTGGAGTTTCCATTGAGTACACAAGTCTGAACGTGGGAACGTTGGAAGTTCAAAGTGCTACTGGAAAGCTGTCTGCAAAGACTGTAGGAAACTCTGTAAGTCATAGCCTGAGTCATCTTTTAGTGCATTACATGCATGTGCCTTTATTTTGTCATTGCAAAAACTTACATTATAATATTTTGGTCATACATATTTAGCACCTTGCTTTTGAAGTATCTATTCTATTTGAAGCTTGAAGCATGCAATTTTCATTAAGTTCTGGGTTTATATTAGTTACTGACCTAGTGCACCATTAGACTGTACGTGCAGCTGTTTTGGCAAATGGTGGCACCGTCATTTGTGAAGCTTTTGGAAGAGTTGAAGTGGGTATCCCAGTGGCTATGGCATTGAGTACTCAAAGTGACCGTCTTTGTATTGGCTGTAGCATGCCAATCTACCCTTCCGTGCCTAAGGTATGTTTAGTCCCTGTTTGTTTTCACACAAATGTTTTTACTTTTATCTTACGCCACATATGCTGCCCAGGGGGATCCATTTTCCTTCTATGAAACTTGTCAAAGTTACACTTGGATGATAGCAGATCAGAAGGTCAGAATACTCTCTACTCTGTATTCCCATTGTATCCATGCACTAACAAACTATTGTACCTTAGGTTGTGACATTCCAATCGGCTAGATCTTGGCAAAACGGACTTGATCAAGGTCTTTATTCAGAAGGAAAAACCTATCCATGGTTATCCAATGGAAGTAGCAATGCTTTTATCAATCATGTGATTGGAAGGTACTGATTGGATAATAATATACCTTGGTCCCTGGACTGCTTATGTGGAGTGCGTTGAATGCTCTAACCTTCCTAAACCTGATGGACTTCTTTTGGTTCTGTGGCTTTATATCATATCAAAGGAAATTAGTCATCCTTCTAGAAAAAagatatcatgccaattttcaaaGTTGTAGATTGTCAACAACTCTTTTAAAACATATTGTACAAGTGTTTCTATTTACGCTTCATTTTTATAATTCAAATGTCTTGATTGGAACACATAAAAGAATGCTCTCACATATTATATCGAATAACAGATGAGCCCTAATGTCTGGTTTTTGTTGTTACAGATCTGCAGGGAAAACCAAGATATCCATTTCAGTTACTTGTGATTTCTCGCTACATGGCAGTTCTGGATCTGTATCTTATGATGCCTCCAAGACAATCCTGGTCGTACCAGATCCTCCCCTTGCACGTGGACTTCCTATAACATGGCTATTACCACCCTTTTATACCACCAGAGACCTTTTACCTAGATCCGTTAATTCATTTGGAGAACAAGACTCAAATGGCCTGGATACTACTATTGGATATTCTCTGTTAAGGAGCAGTGGTAGAAGTGATCCTGCTATGCAGAATGCTAACGCTATTGATGGAAGTAAAATTAGGACTGGAGAAAGCAATGCAATTGATTGTATTCAGGCAAAAGATCACTCAACTGGCAGAACAGAAATAGCATCATGCCTACGAGTTGCTGAGGTCAGAAAGACTTGTATTGGTTTGTTTAGTCTTTAAGTTATGTACGACTAGATATTCCTACCAAGATGTCTATTTTGGAATTATTGCTGTTTTCATTATTCGTTTGAACCATCACTTATTCGATACCTTCCTTGGTACGATTGAAGCCATAGATGCCACCTCTTATGATTGAGAAACAGGAAATTCCTACTTGCCCTGTTATGAGATTAGGGGCTAGTTTGTCAATTCATATTGCTGTGTTGTGCTTCCCTCATCCatggattagtctatctggacaTGTCAAAACAAAAGAGCTTCCTGAAAGCTAGTGCAATGCCGAAGGAAACCCATAGCTAGATCACACCCAAGGAGTTCTCCTTTATATcacttcgttcctaaatataagtccttttagagatttcaatatgaactacatatggagcaaaatgagttaatctacactctaaaatatgtctatatacatccgtatgtagtccatgttggaatctctaaaaagacttatatttaggaacggagggagtagtttgtaACTATTATTATGTGCTAGGTGTTCTAACTACTGCTGATACCATGTGATTAACAATTGCCCTTTTCTACATCTCTATGCATTATTCGTGCTGATGCTGTGATCTATTGTTCAGGTTGCACAAGTACGGGTAGCTGCTGCAGAATCATCAATCCAGACAGCCTATCTTTCTGTAAATGATAAAGTTGAACTGGATGTAAAATATGCTGATGAATTAGGTAACACATTTACCAGTATTGAATGCTTAATCAATTCTTTGACTCATTTCTAATCTTCCTGCCTTTCACCAGGTTATACCTTTAGTGAAGCACTTGGAGTAGCACCTGTGAAGATTGAGACAAACTATCCTGATGTTTTGTCAATTGTCATGCCCAGAGATGTCAATGGTACATATGGCGCACATCAACGTTTTGTGCTACAGGTATGCGTTGCTTCCCGAAACCCAAGCTTTAACTTTTTCTTATATTTTGTGTGCGTGCGcgtgtgtgggtgtgggtgtgttGTGTGTGTGCAAGGGGGTTAAGGATTTCCTGTAGACACAAGGCAACACATCCAGATTGAAGTTTTAGGTTGGGAATACCACTTTTACATCTTACCCTTCAACATCACAAAAGAGGAAGAAAAAACCTGCACAATCTATAAGGGTTTATTACTTGGAAGCTTGGTTCTGCTAATAGTCAGTTGTGACAAGCATATGAGTTGGTTGATCATATTTCTCATTAGTCTTCTGTGCAAACTGCTACATATTTTGTTCTTTTTTGAAGGCGAGAAGCCATGGGACAGCTCTTGTAAGGTTGCACATAAACCATCCTTCCAGAAAATCAGATTTCATAATGGTATGATTCTTTTTGCCATTCTAGAATCTGTTCTTCCTATGTTTGATATGTTACGGATGCACAGCTATTTAAACTTGTACAAAAGGTGGGTTATTCTGCTATAACTTACAAGGCATAATTATGTAGGACCGTTTACTTGTATCTCCCAAGCTCTTAAAATAGTGCGTTTCAGGATAAGTGCCCTTTGAGGAATCAAGAGAATTAATGCAAATATGCAATATCTGCCCTTACTTTAATGCATTTGTGTGCATGGTGGGGTGAAACAGATGGAGTAATTGGCAGTGCCATTGAACTGGCAAAACAAATACTCCTACTAAACAAAGATGCAGTTTTTGATGGTTTCTTTTGATCGGATGTACGTATTGAAGTGCTGACATGTACTGACTAACACTTGTTTTTTAACTCTCAGGTATCTGTTGGTGCGCGAATGTATCCTAGAGATGTGGTGATTCATTCTGGTCAACACCTGAACTTTACTATTATCGGGGACCGTATGTTCACTGAAGCCATTTTCTTACTAGTAGTTGTTGCGATTATCTTTTAATATTGTATCAGATATTATCTCTGGTCACATCATTTCGGTGTGCTTAACCTTATTTGTGCACTTTGCCTGTTGCATTCCAAGTTAGCACCATGCAGTGATTGCATTCTAGTTAGCACTATGCAGTGATCTTTTGAATACTTTATAAATGCACAGAAGTTGGTAGTTAATACATGATTCATAAAGCAAAAGGCGTTGCTAGAGAAAGGGAGCAAAATATGTTTAGTTTAATATCCTGCACGAAGTAGACAGTTGGTGCAATGTCCTGAGTTTGTCAATTTTTCTTGTTTTCATAACCATGGCCTATTGTTGTTGTAGGCATGGATGCGCATGGACCTGGCCAGTGGTTAAGTACCAATGAAAAAGTTATGCATGTTAATCAAATAACTGGTGAAGCACATGCACGTGGTGAAGGTATAGCAGAAGGTATGGAAGTAAAAACCTATATTTGCTTAGTACTCCCTcggttccataatgtagtgcatatatatttttcgaaaaagtcaaacctcacaaacattagattcatcataagatgtagtttcatattttatatatttgatattgtagatataaatagttttatctataaatttggtcaaagtttgcaaattcaaaaaatctatatgcactacattatggaatggagggagtagaatgAATTGTTGAACTTCGACACAGTTCATTCCTAGTGCTTTGGGTTTTGATAAGCTCTTTCCTTGTACAGTGATTTTTAAAGGCCCAAATCTGAAGTTGCGAACAACTGTCAATGTGCTCAAGGTGAACCAGATAGTTGTTGATGCTCCTGCGGAGATTCTGACGAATGTTGCTGCCCCACCTGATGGGTACAAGTTCTCTGTGAAATTAAGGTCTGTAGTGCTCATATCATCATACTCCTTCCACACGTGTTGATTAATATGTAATCAAATTCAAAGTCACTACTGGGTAGATTGTCCTGGTGTTTATACTTGCATCGTAAATTAGATATGATCTTATGTGAGAATAACATAACAATAGGTTATCATAGGTTTGTGGTGCAGCATAAGCATATCAAACTGACATTCTGTATTCCAGAATTTTAATGTTACAAAAATGGGCCCTGATGTCATCGCTGCTTTTGATACTGCCTGCTAATATGATCTGAGACTAAAGGTTTCAGACATAATATGTATAAAATAGGCAGCATAAGATATGCATTAGGTCATACTCAGCAAATATAATTATCGCTACATAAGAGTGAGAGGGCAGAGAAGCATATAGTTGTAATGAAAACTAGGCCAGTACTCCTGTGTTATATAATAGTCTTTATAAACAATATAATCACTGTTAGTACCTCCAGTCTAAAAGGAATGCAGTAAACTAATTTTTTTGCTGTTTACATTTTGATACTCTTGGATTTACTTGTGGTCCATGGAGATTAACCTTTTATTCCCTTGTTGAAAGTAGTGATTCAGCCGGGCATAGCACAGAGTCCTCTGTGAATCAGATAAATGCCCCATTTGACTGCAAGGTCGAACCTTCTTTTGTTGGGT
This genomic window contains:
- the LOC109741004 gene encoding nuclear pore complex protein GP210 isoform X1 — protein: MAARPAVAAAAAVALVVAASALLCASAAAAAAGGPHLADLSVLLPPRMTRPVEYRLVGGGGCFTWSLDHHDIISVKPEYNDSSRCSTSARLASIAPYSGRKETSVYATDIISGITIHCKVFVDKISRIRIFHHSVKIDLDEIATLRVHAFDDEENVFSTLVGLQFMWQLTPTTLDNSNHHLAHIPLKETHLSDCSGFCVEMNARFELEDRDLGSDFFVVKGVGIGQEVVSAQLFEPQFEHVSDTITLTVAEAMSLEPPSPVLVTLGVSVNFKLKIFRQKIAQVVNLPSQYHLWHVKNSSVAQVDSSLGVVHTLSLGFTDVVVEDTRVSGHQQVSSLRVVIPRTLFLYLVPVMDDSGHFHGITSIPSSEVWYVFPGQKYMVLAKAFAEGFDAREIFITEENNLRLESSTVELWNLSQVPDNSLGSYEVQTSRLLFPISQGEGYLVAALTYQAEASGSAKVLKLLQKVNVCSKVKATWDEGTDNSNIIYLPWVPGVYQEVELMAVGGCGKTPEDYKLFSSDESVVSVSDSRTVRAKKPGQAVIKVVSTFDFLNFDEIIIEVSSPSALAILPIFPVEVAVGTQLHAAVAFKTSNGHPYSRCDYFSAFIRWSLLSENQTFEVVDASEALTVEALKHHSGSSAQYGNPCAWISLNASAAGRATIVATFSSESDSYFETFNEPIFLKATSKVSAYYPLLVLQAGNGNQFGGYWVDLSRLQSGIQNMGNNSPMELYLVPGSTMDVFLFGGPEQWDKVVDFVETVDVVGALENYIIGSTAVQKISSGLYRVSCQSKGIFKLLFSRGNMIGKDHPVPAVAKSELSIVCDLPSAVTLIANENENRLDILEAASKADRSPNRLQVSPVVISNGRSIRLAAAGVHQNGRFFANSSSLCLRWEVTECEGLAYLDQDEDAEMLEQSSWERFLVLQNSTGMCTARATVIGFSSRIASKTREEHMFLPSEHDNLTDAIQLQIVSSLRVTPAYVLLVSHREAQETLAVSGGTCFLDASTNDTHVVQIVQHPGKALCSQLILGARGLGSAVVTIQDIGLSPRVSTSSLVRVANVDWIQILSEEHISIMEGTTKDFQISAGTQDGQVFRGSQYKYMGIEVHLGDEILDHVNPSESLDGPKFSVKAAKTGTTSLYVSTKQRSGQRVLSQVINVEVYKPLRIHPEYIYLTPGASFVLSVKGGPKIGVSIEYTSLNVGTLEVQSATGKLSAKTVGNSTVRAAVLANGGTVICEAFGRVEVGIPVAMALSTQSDRLCIGCSMPIYPSVPKGDPFSFYETCQSYTWMIADQKVVTFQSARSWQNGLDQGLYSEGKTYPWLSNGSSNAFINHVIGRSAGKTKISISVTCDFSLHGSSGSVSYDASKTILVVPDPPLARGLPITWLLPPFYTTRDLLPRSVNSFGEQDSNGLDTTIGYSLLRSSGRSDPAMQNANAIDGSKIRTGESNAIDCIQAKDHSTGRTEIASCLRVAEVAQVRVAAAESSIQTAYLSVNDKVELDVKYADELGYTFSEALGVAPVKIETNYPDVLSIVMPRDVNGTYGAHQRFVLQARSHGTALVRLHINHPSRKSDFIMVSVGARMYPRDVVIHSGQHLNFTIIGDRMDAHGPGQWLSTNEKVMHVNQITGEAHARGEGIAEVIFKGPNLKLRTTVNVLKVNQIVVDAPAEILTNVAAPPDGYKFSVKLSDSAGHSTESSVNQINAPFDCKVEPSFVGFVEPWSDRAVKKSYCVFHPYSPAQLLPVKSNPKDGILHISVRANLKEDSMVTGSAHALFVKGFYIKEPGMLNLTPSCNHSVIIIGGNTDVELFWSAKDLMSVSLVDTNENIGGPSQIVYRVEALKRQPFADKVTIILPATGQTEELEVNYVTGDRTESSSSSGLTTFGLILTCIIVPAGTLWVIMKLLEKPARQAPPRHAPAPAAGPATAPDPASPAIGEFSPRTPQPFMEYVRKTVDDTPYYKRDARRRFNPQNTY
- the LOC109741004 gene encoding nuclear pore complex protein GP210 isoform X2 — protein: MAARPAVAAAAAVALVVAASALLCASAAAAAAGGPHLADLSVLLPPRMTRPVEYRLVGGGGCFTWSLDHHDIISVKPEYNDSSRCSTSARLASIAPYSGRKETSVYATDIISGITIHCKVFVDKISRIRIFHHSVKIDLDEIATLRVHAFDDEENVFSTLVGLQFMWQLTPTTLDNSNHHLAHIPLKETHLSDCSGFCVEMNARFELEDRDLGSDFFVVKGVGIGQEVVSAQLFEPQFEHVSDTITLTVAEAMSLEPPSPVLVTLGVSVNFKLKIFRQKIAQVVNLPSQYHLWHVKNSSVAQVDSSLGVVHTLSLGFTDVVVEDTRVSGHQQVSSLRVVIPRTLFLYLVPVMDDSGHFHGITSIPSSEVWYVFPGQKYMVLAKAFAEGFDAREIFITEENNLRLESSTVELWNLSQVPDNSLGSYEVQTSRLLFPISQGEGYLVAALTYQAEASGSAKVLKLLQKVNVCSKVKATWDEGTDNSNIIYLPWVPGVYQEVELMAVGGCGKTPEDYKLFSSDESVVSVSDSRTVRAKKPGQAVIKVVSTFDFLNFDEIIIEVSSPSALAILPIFPVEVAVGTQLHAAVAFKTSNGHPYSRCDYFSAFIRWSLLSENQTFEVVDASEALTVEALKHHSGSSAQYGNPCAWISLNASAAGRATIVATFSSESDSYFETFNEPIFLKATSKVSAYYPLLVLQAGNGNQFGGYWVDLSRLQSGIQNMGNNSPMELYLVPGSTMDVFLFGGPEQWDKVVDFVETVDVVGALENYIIGSTAVQKISSGLYRVSCQSKGIFKLLFSRGNMIGKDHPVPAVAKSELSIVCDLPSAVTLIANENENRLDILEAASKADRSPNRLQVSPVVISNGRSIRLAAAGVHQNGRFFANSSSLCLRWEVTECEGLAYLDQDEDAEMLEQSSWERFLVLQNSTGMCTARATVIGFSSRIASKTREEHMFLPSEHDNLTDAIQLQIVSSLRVTPAYVLLVSHREAQETLAVSGGTCFLDASTNDTHVVQIVQHPGKALCSQLILGARGLGSAVVTIQDIGLSPRVSTSSLVRVANVDWIQILSEEHISIMEGTTKDFQISAGTQDGQVFRGSQYKYMGIEVHLGDEILDHVNPSESLDGPKFSVKAAKTGTTSLYVSTKQRSGQRVLSQVINVEVYKPLRIHPEYIYLTPGASFVLSVKGGPKIGVSIEYTSLNVGTLEVQSATGKLSAKTVGNSTVRAAVLANGGTVICEAFGRVEVGIPVAMALSTQSDRLCIGCSMPIYPSVPKGDPFSFYETCQSYTWMIADQKVVTFQSARSWQNGLDQGLYSEGKTYPWLSNGSSNAFINHVIGRSAGKTKISISVTCDFSLHGSSGSVSYDASKTILVVPDPPLARGLPITWLLPPFYTTRDLLPRSVNSFGEQDSNGLDTTIGYSLLRSSGRSDPAMQNANAIDGSKIRTGESNAIDCIQAKDHSTGRTEIASCLRVAEVAQVRVAAAESSIQTAYLSVNDKVELDVKYADELGYTFSEALGVAPVKIETNYPDVLSIVMPRDVNGTYGAHQRFVLQARSHGTALVRLHINHPSRKSDFIMVSVGARMYPRDVVIHSGMDAHGPGQWLSTNEKVMHVNQITGEAHARGEGIAEVIFKGPNLKLRTTVNVLKVNQIVVDAPAEILTNVAAPPDGYKFSVKLSDSAGHSTESSVNQINAPFDCKVEPSFVGFVEPWSDRAVKKSYCVFHPYSPAQLLPVKSNPKDGILHISVRANLKEDSMVTGSAHALFVKGFYIKEPGMLNLTPSCNHSVIIIGGNTDVELFWSAKDLMSVSLVDTNENIGGPSQIVYRVEALKRQPFADKVTIILPATGQTEELEVNYVTGDRTESSSSSGLTTFGLILTCIIVPAGTLWVIMKLLEKPARQAPPRHAPAPAAGPATAPDPASPAIGEFSPRTPQPFMEYVRKTVDDTPYYKRDARRRFNPQNTY